The window CACCTACGAGGTCTCCTTCTACTCCAATGCTGTGGTCTCCAACAACGGCGAGGTGGCCTGGCTCCCTCCGGCCATCTACAAGTCCGCCTGCAAGATCGAGGTCCGCGACTTTCCCTTCGACCAGCAGAACTGCACTCTCAAGTTCCGCTCGTGGACCTACGACCACACCGAGATCGACCTCATCCTCCTGAGTGACTTTGCCAGCCGCGACGACTTCAAGCCCAGCGGCGAGTGGGACATCGTGTCGCTGCCGGGACGCAAGAACGAAGACCCCAATGACGTCAGGTACCTGGACATCACTTACGACTTCATCATTAAGAGAAAACCTCTGTTCTACACCATCAACCTGATCATCCCCTGCATCCTGATCACGTCGTTGGCCATTCTGGTCTTCTACCTGCCGTCTGACTGTGGAGAGAAGATGACGCTGTGTATCTCTGTGCTCCTGGCGCTCACTGTGTTTTTACTTCTTATCTCAAAGATTGTGCCGCCCACGTCTTTAGCAGTGCCTCTGATCGGGAAGTACCTGATGTTTACTATGGTGCTGGTCACCTTTTCCATCGTCACCAGCGTTTGCGTGCTCAACGTGCACCATCGCTCCCCCAGTACGCACACCATGCCCCCTTGGGTCAAGCGTGTCTTCATGTACCGACTCCCCTCCTACCTCTTCATGAGGAGACCCGGCAGATCCAACATCCGTGAAAGGTTCCGGAAAAAACACCAGCACCGAACGTACTCGGAGAAGAAAGTCGGGGCAGACATAGGGGCGGGAAGTTCAGGGGGACTGGCGGACTCCTCCTCGTCCTTGTACGTCAACGAGGAGTCGGCCAAACGCTACGGCTGGACGTTCAGTGACTTTGCCAACAACACGGAGTTCAGGAAGAGGACCACACTCAAAAGAGGCATCGACGTGGAGGACGCGGTAGACGGAGTGCGCTACATTGCCGACAAGATGAAGAGTGAGGATGACGATGAAGGGGTAGGCATTTGTTTATTTAAGTCCTTTCTATTGAATTAGAAAAACTACATAACTATGATTTCCATGAACTTGAGAACCTGAGGGTCTCACAGAAAATGGGTCGTGGATGGGTCTTCCAgcatgacaatgacccaaaacataaACTCAAAGCAACAAAGGATGTAGAGGTTtggttttactttttacttttgcagtacagaatgcgtttGGCAAGCCGAACacattctgtactgcacaggaaggcacggaggagattgattgccAATGGTCAAcggtcccttagccaatcaggatgcagaacataATGCGTgcgttctcccttagccaatcaggacgcagaacacaatgcacattcatacgctgtaaaaaaataaaataaaaaattagcgAAACAGCAAGAAACCAAAGttgaactgcgatgtagtgagggaacactgtatttaaaatagcatttttactGCCagaaatatgatttaaaaaaatactgattAATTGTAGTTAATTGATGAAATGAATGCTTAAAATTTTGTATGcattatatccatccatccatccattttctataccgcttcttcctcattagggtcacgggggcatgctggagcctatcccagccgacttcgggcgacaggcggggtacaccctggactggtcgccagccaatcgcagggcacatatagacaaacaaccattcacactcacattcatacctatggacaatttagagtcgtcaatgtttttggaatgtgggaggaagccggagtacccggagaaaattacgcacacacggggagaacatgcaaactccacacagaaatgcccaggggagaatcgaacccaggtcctcccgatctccaagctgttactgtgttggccaacgtgctaaccactagaccaccgtgcggccctgtatGCATTATATGTTCTGTATAATTTAATTAGAAAGTTAAAAATATTGTTCCACAATTATGAATGCTTTAATAGTATTGCAAAATAATATTGACATTTTAgacctgtatttttattttcatttaactgAGCACATTTAGCATTGTGCATATTTTGTGGGAAAATTGTAGCTTTGTTTGAATGCAACATCGTACTTTTAGtacaatttatttttacaaatacaatttTGTGGGCGGATTTACTGTAAATTACCGTAATTTTCGGACTATAGAGCGCACCAATATGTAAGcctcacccactaaatttaaagagaaaagacgatttgtacatatataggccacacCAGTCTATAatccgcaggtgtccacgtcgtaacgtggaatatttagtacacagaaagatgtttcacaaaaacagttttttaacttttattgaaataaatacaatttccaaacagtgccgaacagtgcataTAActtgactagttaaacagtagcctacaagaaaaataattaatcgccatcctcatcctccccctgggaactaaaaccactaaagtcatctTCTCCAACATCACAATTGAAAAGCTTCATAATTttgtcactctctctctctcactctctctctctctctctctctctctctttcgttgttgCTCTTGCTGTCACTTTTTTCTCGAGGCAAACAAAGATTTTTATCTATTTAGCTTGAGCTCTCCTCttcagtagtccagcctttcgaagcCATTTGGTGATAGCGGACAGCTGTCGCTCTgagtagtccaaacagaagccgtagtaattctacacttgatcaaacttacttaagatttgtcagagattgctgcataagacttcaaaatgtgacattatcttccacttcactacttcctgaagctgcactctaagcatcatggaaaatgtagtttttagccataaatttgcCGAAACACTGCGCAGGGTTCAAAACGTGTGTAAAATGTAGCGGCTAATACATCGGAAATTACGGGATGTGAAAAGGAACCACGATTCTacaacaatgtcatttttgttttgtctcattGCAGATCATTGAGGACTGGAAGTACGTGGCAATGGTGATCGACCGCCTCTTCCTGTGgatctttgtgtgtgtatgcgtggtGGGAACTATGGGCCTCTTCATGCAGCCTCTGTTCCAGAGTTACAACACCCCCGTTGTTGAAGACATGGACCAAAACTGAAACCTAAAACTTGTggtcttaaaaacaaaaattcaaCCTCAATTCCCCATTCCTTCTTTCGAGAACCCAACACATGAACTTACCTCCTCACTTGACACTCTGGTGATG of the Dunckerocampus dactyliophorus isolate RoL2022-P2 chromosome 11, RoL_Ddac_1.1, whole genome shotgun sequence genome contains:
- the LOC129190150 gene encoding neuronal acetylcholine receptor subunit beta-2-like isoform X2 is translated as MTTNCWLTQVWNDYRLMWDPDEYDGIKKIRLPTQHIWLPDIVLYNNADGTYEVSFYSNAVVSNNGEVAWLPPAIYKSACKIEVRDFPFDQQNCTLKFRSWTYDHTEIDLILLSDFASRDDFKPSGEWDIVSLPGRKNEDPNDVRYLDITYDFIIKRKPLFYTINLIIPCILITSLAILVFYLPSDCGEKMTLCISVLLALTVFLLLISKIVPPTSLAVPLIGKYLMFTMVLVTFSIVTSVCVLNVHHRSPSTHTMPPWVKRVFMYRLPSYLFMRRPGRSNIRERFRKKHQHRTYSEKKVGADIGAGSSGGLADSSSSLYVNEESAKRYGWTFSDFANNTEFRKRTTLKRGIDVEDAVDGVRYIADKMKSEDDDEGIIEDWKYVAMVIDRLFLWIFVCVCVVGTMGLFMQPLFQSYNTPVVEDMDQN
- the LOC129190150 gene encoding neuronal acetylcholine receptor subunit beta-2-like isoform X1 — its product is MAVPLVAALLLLITVSPTALCAEVEERLVSHLLSADRYNKLIRPAVNNSQQVTIYIQVSLAQLINVNEREQIMTTNCWLTQVWNDYRLMWDPDEYDGIKKIRLPTQHIWLPDIVLYNNADGTYEVSFYSNAVVSNNGEVAWLPPAIYKSACKIEVRDFPFDQQNCTLKFRSWTYDHTEIDLILLSDFASRDDFKPSGEWDIVSLPGRKNEDPNDVRYLDITYDFIIKRKPLFYTINLIIPCILITSLAILVFYLPSDCGEKMTLCISVLLALTVFLLLISKIVPPTSLAVPLIGKYLMFTMVLVTFSIVTSVCVLNVHHRSPSTHTMPPWVKRVFMYRLPSYLFMRRPGRSNIRERFRKKHQHRTYSEKKVGADIGAGSSGGLADSSSSLYVNEESAKRYGWTFSDFANNTEFRKRTTLKRGIDVEDAVDGVRYIADKMKSEDDDEGIIEDWKYVAMVIDRLFLWIFVCVCVVGTMGLFMQPLFQSYNTPVVEDMDQN